A genomic segment from Candidatus Poribacteria bacterium encodes:
- a CDS encoding UvrD-helicase domain-containing protein: protein MNILHELNEKQKEAVTHKNGPLLVIAGPGTGKTKVITHRIEHLIREHNIRPEKILAITFTNKAAEEMQERINNEIGEPHGSSVKACTFHAFCVKVLRKHALKIGLSENFTIFDQELQDEILTESVSELSLNADDYPPWLLRNIISDAKCTLQNPVDAVNETDIYDSETLENIRNLLQIYQRKLDEYDALDFDDLLLKTVELLRVEEVQEAYHQEISYILVDEFHDVNRVQYHLLQLLCAAPEHNLMVVADEDQSIYSWRGSDPQYIDDFKTDFNPRTLELDDHYRCSEKILRAAEEVISRNPDRQKQHTLRTHKDAGRDIFHYTFDTPIAEALGIINVIQSLVTQRNYSYRDIAVFYRTHKLADVLVEQLLRADIRFQRILPTNSFGEGNSKGILAYLRFIQWRLPQDLERAINFPETHIDDLTWVRLKWIAARKGIAFMELLKNIEAYPEDVGPLTRRNVRQFWTQLEKLSTEIEGEKIDKIIQKLFDALEISRSPYRAEELEVIEKQPDLPNLATIQDVLYSAIDLGEPIQITASHGIDEYCAAHIIHQTLETYLNQSVQLQFLSPDDNRPTQPDNGVHLLIGDFEALGEKGQDARVILIGTADTADSDVIRLETEGVRSIAALKLCQRLINRYESPNMADMVVYDLETTGINPKTAEIVEIAAHRLSPIGDEVERYYCLVKPPGGHIPRSATRIHQIDAETVKDSPGIEMVLPEFFGFIHDRILIGHNVAEYDNPILARDLRRYLKRDLSAPHYDTLATARRLFPRQRCNMGALAEKFGIEHGRLHGALEDVSVNREIFKELIKIDAYKREVKSLTELLPLVGLGILAKTEVSQQEVADTRDSLTETDALLNAAKRFAQTHNAVLPDRLPLEASEAAEATAYMEELQDTVVPEFREDIEWQQRRIQFMNAVIHFESVNDEHQLTNFLDYQKLLTNIDELDDKTEQLTLMTLHAAKGTEFPIVIILGMEEGSFPMWKQNITEAEIEEERRLFYVGMTRAQNQLYLSSTTYRTGDRDRSMSMFVREVPSNYVIKWP, encoded by the coding sequence ATGAACATTCTCCACGAATTAAATGAAAAACAGAAAGAAGCGGTAACACATAAAAACGGTCCCCTACTCGTTATCGCAGGTCCTGGTACAGGGAAAACGAAAGTCATTACACACCGCATTGAGCACCTGATTCGCGAACACAATATCAGGCCAGAGAAGATCCTTGCGATTACATTTACCAACAAAGCAGCGGAAGAGATGCAGGAACGCATCAACAACGAAATTGGTGAACCGCACGGATCCAGTGTTAAGGCTTGCACCTTCCACGCATTCTGTGTCAAAGTGCTTCGGAAACACGCGCTGAAGATTGGATTAAGCGAAAATTTTACCATCTTTGATCAAGAACTCCAAGACGAGATCTTAACAGAAAGCGTCAGTGAACTGAGCCTCAACGCTGACGACTACCCACCATGGTTGCTAAGAAACATCATCAGTGATGCTAAATGCACACTACAGAACCCTGTTGATGCAGTAAATGAGACGGATATTTACGACTCCGAGACTCTTGAAAATATCCGAAATTTGTTGCAAATCTATCAGCGCAAACTCGACGAATACGACGCGCTCGATTTCGATGATCTCCTTCTGAAAACCGTCGAACTGTTGCGGGTGGAAGAAGTACAGGAAGCCTATCATCAAGAGATCTCCTATATTCTCGTTGACGAATTCCACGATGTGAACCGTGTGCAGTATCATCTACTCCAATTGCTCTGTGCTGCACCTGAGCATAATCTCATGGTAGTCGCAGACGAAGACCAATCTATCTATAGTTGGCGCGGCTCGGACCCACAGTATATTGATGATTTCAAAACGGATTTCAACCCGCGGACGCTTGAACTCGATGACCATTACCGGTGCAGTGAGAAAATCTTGCGCGCTGCGGAGGAAGTTATCTCCAGAAACCCGGATCGCCAAAAGCAGCACACGCTCAGAACCCATAAGGATGCGGGACGAGACATTTTTCACTATACCTTTGATACACCTATCGCGGAAGCACTTGGCATCATTAATGTTATCCAGAGTTTGGTAACGCAGCGTAATTACTCTTACCGCGACATTGCGGTCTTTTACCGAACCCACAAACTTGCAGATGTTCTGGTAGAACAGTTGCTGCGCGCAGACATCAGATTCCAGCGGATTCTACCGACGAATTCTTTTGGCGAAGGAAATAGCAAAGGGATTCTCGCTTACCTCCGTTTCATTCAGTGGCGACTTCCACAAGACCTCGAACGCGCGATCAATTTTCCTGAAACGCATATCGACGATTTGACATGGGTGCGTCTCAAATGGATCGCGGCGCGCAAAGGCATTGCGTTCATGGAACTACTGAAAAATATTGAGGCATATCCAGAAGATGTTGGTCCCTTGACTCGCCGAAATGTCCGCCAATTTTGGACGCAACTTGAGAAACTGTCAACTGAAATCGAAGGCGAGAAAATTGATAAAATCATCCAGAAACTCTTTGATGCTTTGGAAATCTCACGCTCACCTTATCGCGCCGAAGAACTGGAGGTCATCGAAAAACAACCGGATTTACCTAACTTAGCAACTATACAGGATGTCCTTTACAGCGCGATTGACCTTGGTGAACCGATTCAGATTACTGCCAGCCATGGGATTGATGAGTATTGCGCAGCACATATCATTCATCAAACGCTTGAAACCTATCTAAACCAGAGTGTGCAACTCCAATTCCTATCTCCTGATGATAATAGACCGACACAGCCGGACAACGGCGTGCATCTACTTATTGGTGATTTTGAAGCACTTGGAGAAAAAGGACAGGACGCACGGGTTATTCTCATCGGTACGGCAGATACAGCAGATAGCGACGTAATCCGTCTTGAAACTGAAGGTGTTCGGAGTATTGCGGCACTCAAACTTTGCCAACGTCTCATCAATCGCTATGAAAGTCCAAACATGGCGGACATGGTTGTCTATGATTTGGAAACCACCGGCATCAATCCGAAAACAGCGGAAATTGTTGAAATCGCAGCGCATCGTCTTAGCCCAATCGGCGATGAGGTTGAACGGTACTACTGCTTGGTAAAACCACCGGGCGGACATATCCCTCGTTCAGCCACTCGCATTCATCAAATTGACGCAGAGACCGTCAAAGATTCACCCGGAATTGAAATGGTATTGCCTGAATTCTTTGGGTTCATCCATGATAGGATTTTGATTGGGCACAATGTAGCGGAATACGATAATCCAATCCTTGCGCGTGACTTAAGAAGATACTTGAAAAGGGACTTATCCGCGCCACATTACGATACACTCGCTACAGCACGCAGACTTTTCCCACGACAACGGTGTAATATGGGGGCACTTGCTGAAAAATTTGGCATTGAACACGGGCGTTTACACGGTGCCTTAGAGGATGTTAGCGTCAATAGAGAGATCTTCAAAGAACTCATCAAAATCGATGCTTACAAACGTGAAGTGAAATCCCTCACCGAACTTCTACCGCTCGTCGGGCTTGGTATCCTCGCCAAAACGGAGGTATCGCAACAAGAAGTAGCCGATACAAGAGATAGCTTAACCGAAACCGATGCGTTGCTCAATGCTGCGAAGCGTTTTGCCCAGACACACAATGCTGTGCTGCCGGATCGTCTACCGCTCGAAGCCTCGGAAGCAGCAGAAGCAACAGCATATATGGAAGAACTACAAGATACCGTTGTCCCAGAGTTCCGAGAAGATATCGAATGGCAACAACGCCGTATTCAGTTTATGAACGCAGTCATCCATTTTGAATCCGTAAATGACGAGCATCAGCTCACCAACTTCCTGGATTATCAGAAGCTGCTCACCAATATTGATGAACTCGACGATAAGACCGAGCAATTGACCTTAATGACGTTACACGCAGCGAAAGGAACAGAATTTCCAATCGTTATCATTCTCGGCATGGAGGAGGGAAGTTTCCCGATGTGGAAACAGAATATTACTGAAGCAGAAATTGAAGAGGAGCGTCGTCTTTTCTACGTCGGCATGACCCGTGCGCAAAACCAGCTCTATCTGTCGTCTACGACGTATCGCACCGGAGATCGGGATCGTTCCATGTCCATGTTCGTTCGTGAGGTGCCGTCTAACTATGTGATCAAATGGCCTTAG
- a CDS encoding DUF4926 domain-containing protein — protein sequence MKLLDTVALIVDMPALNLYRGQVGTIVEEYEPGVFEVEFSDLQGRMYALETLEASQLMLLRHQLLEERK from the coding sequence ATGAAATTACTTGATACTGTTGCCCTAATAGTAGATATGCCTGCACTCAATTTATACCGTGGACAGGTCGGCACAATTGTTGAGGAATATGAACCTGGCGTATTTGAAGTTGAATTTAGTGATCTGCAAGGCAGAATGTATGCTTTGGAGACATTAGAGGCTTCTCAACTCATGCTGCTCCGGCATCAACTTCTTGAAGAAAGAAAGTAG
- a CDS encoding WD40 repeat domain-containing protein, whose product MNTQNPQPYTQWELPTGALARLGKGGIADIQYSPDGIRLAVASYIGVWLYDAHTCTELALLKHGQDQGAVSLAFSRDGTILVTGNGDDTISLWDVYTGQRHSIMRLGNAEDEVWAFVVSPDGKTLISGGLDGKIQFWDIHTGRLHFESIGHAYPITTLALSPDGKTLASGSNDFTINLWDAHTGRQLSTLTGHTHNVMALAFSPNGINLVSGSRDETLCLWDTTTGEKLETLATDIGVTGNLEFSPDGTFLASGSGDQTVRLWNADTGTEQATLTGHKDGICGISFSPDGKTIASASGDHTIRFWDPATGAEKAIIDGHIEWINAVTFSPDGNLLASGSDDETLRLWDLSTYTASQTLNGHEYLIEDVAFSSDGEILASASQDERICLWNVNAGIEMAILDHTDMVTALAFAPNSPKLASGGEDNAVRLWDVDTGEQLAVLAGHTDIVTTVAFSPNGRTLASGSEDNTIRLWNAITGHYLAVLTGHTDVVKAVAFSPDGNILASGSSDNTIRLWDVNSCQHITTLIGHTDTVETVAFSPDGRTLISGGDTEDNTIRLWDPATNQQRALIKNFRVRTLAFSPDGRTLASGSADGTIFIWDLATVEATYNLV is encoded by the coding sequence ATGAACACCCAAAACCCACAACCCTACACGCAATGGGAGCTTCCCACAGGTGCTTTGGCGCGCCTCGGCAAAGGCGGAATAGCGGATATTCAGTATTCACCAGATGGGATCCGTCTTGCTGTTGCCTCTTATATCGGTGTCTGGTTGTATGATGCACATACCTGCACCGAACTCGCACTCCTTAAGCATGGACAGGATCAAGGTGCTGTTTCGCTCGCTTTTTCGCGCGATGGTACAATCCTTGTAACTGGAAATGGGGATGATACGATTTCGCTATGGGATGTCTACACTGGCCAGCGTCACTCCATAATGAGACTCGGAAATGCTGAAGATGAAGTCTGGGCATTCGTAGTCTCACCGGATGGCAAAACCCTCATCAGCGGGGGACTGGATGGGAAAATCCAATTTTGGGACATTCACACAGGTCGCCTGCACTTTGAGAGCATCGGACATGCATATCCTATCACGACCTTGGCGTTGTCACCGGATGGCAAAACCCTTGCGAGTGGGAGTAATGACTTCACCATCAATCTCTGGGATGCCCATACAGGAAGACAGCTCTCCACCCTCACAGGACATACACATAACGTTATGGCGTTGGCGTTCTCTCCCAACGGCATAAATCTCGTCAGTGGCAGTCGGGACGAGACGCTCTGCTTATGGGATACCACTACCGGCGAAAAATTAGAAACTCTCGCCACCGACATCGGTGTTACCGGTAATTTGGAGTTTTCACCCGATGGGACATTCCTCGCGAGTGGGAGTGGTGACCAGACCGTTCGGCTCTGGAATGCGGATACAGGCACCGAACAGGCAACTCTCACGGGACATAAAGATGGTATTTGCGGCATCTCTTTCTCTCCCGATGGAAAAACGATTGCCAGTGCGAGTGGTGATCATACCATTCGTTTTTGGGATCCTGCTACCGGTGCAGAGAAAGCAATTATTGACGGGCATATTGAGTGGATTAATGCCGTAACATTCTCTCCTGACGGGAATCTCCTCGCCAGCGGCAGTGATGACGAAACGCTTCGATTGTGGGACCTGTCCACCTACACTGCGTCTCAAACCCTCAACGGCCATGAATATCTGATTGAGGATGTCGCGTTTTCATCGGATGGTGAAATCCTCGCAAGCGCAAGTCAAGATGAAAGGATTTGCTTGTGGAATGTGAATGCTGGCATCGAGATGGCGATCTTGGATCATACGGATATGGTTACCGCATTGGCGTTTGCGCCGAACAGTCCTAAACTCGCGAGCGGCGGTGAAGACAACGCTGTTCGATTGTGGGATGTTGATACTGGAGAGCAATTAGCAGTCTTAGCGGGCCATACCGATATTGTTACGACAGTAGCATTTTCACCGAACGGAAGAACCCTTGCGAGTGGCAGTGAGGATAACACAATTCGGTTATGGAATGCGATCACTGGTCATTATCTCGCTGTGCTTACAGGCCATACCGATGTTGTTAAGGCGGTTGCGTTTTCACCGGATGGAAACATTCTTGCCAGTGGGAGTTCGGACAACACCATTAGACTTTGGGATGTGAACAGTTGTCAGCATATAACCACCCTTATAGGCCATACCGATACTGTTGAGACCGTCGCGTTTTCGCCAGATGGACGCACGCTTATAAGCGGCGGTGATACTGAAGATAACACGATCCGTTTATGGGATCCTGCCACCAACCAGCAGCGTGCACTCATTAAGAACTTTAGAGTTCGCACATTGGCATTCAGTCCTGATGGCAGAACCCTTGCCAGTGGCAGCGCAGACGGGACAATCTTTATCTGGGATCTCGCAACTGTTGAGGCTACATATAATTTAGTCTAA
- a CDS encoding phytanoyl-CoA dioxygenase family protein, with amino-acid sequence MTDEEKFRFDLSGFLVRPAILERDEVDAIVAQIERIHHNPESLPPEHRAVPGGPASVLIDHPKVIDVLHEIIGPDVRLENCSSVWREKGQEHGGLHGGGPQQGDPIFGYRVNNGRIHAGMVRVVFELTDVTKNDGATHFIAGSHKSNFPMHSDHMSLEAGERSPFLMSYECPAGSAIFFTENLCHAGPVWQREAPRVAVLNAYAHLATHWHRLKTPPEVLSALPREKQAYFREPWVADFRTSPATINTIERFIDNEEPPVNTDTKP; translated from the coding sequence ATGACTGATGAAGAAAAATTTCGATTTGACTTGAGCGGATTCCTCGTGCGTCCTGCGATCCTTGAACGCGACGAGGTGGACGCAATCGTTGCTCAGATTGAGCGGATACATCATAACCCTGAATCTTTACCACCAGAACACCGCGCTGTACCGGGCGGTCCCGCGAGTGTTCTCATCGACCACCCGAAGGTGATTGATGTCCTACACGAAATTATCGGACCCGATGTTCGGTTGGAGAACTGCTCCTCTGTCTGGCGTGAAAAAGGACAGGAACACGGTGGGCTTCATGGGGGTGGACCGCAACAGGGCGATCCGATCTTTGGGTACCGCGTCAATAACGGACGGATTCATGCGGGGATGGTGCGCGTCGTCTTTGAACTCACGGATGTCACCAAAAATGATGGTGCGACACATTTCATAGCAGGCAGCCATAAGTCTAACTTCCCGATGCATTCGGATCACATGTCCTTAGAGGCAGGAGAGCGGAGTCCGTTCCTGATGTCGTATGAATGCCCAGCGGGGAGTGCGATTTTCTTTACGGAAAACCTGTGTCATGCGGGTCCTGTTTGGCAACGGGAGGCACCACGCGTAGCAGTTCTAAACGCCTACGCGCATCTCGCAACGCATTGGCATCGGCTGAAGACCCCGCCCGAAGTACTCTCCGCCTTACCGCGCGAAAAGCAGGCATATTTCCGTGAACCGTGGGTCGCCGACTTCCGTACGAGTCCAGCAACGATTAACACAATTGAAAGGTTTATTGACAACGAAGAACCACCTGTTAATACCGATACCAAGCCGTAA
- a CDS encoding DUF1611 domain-containing protein produces the protein MVKQLQPKSHRIAILAEGSFGVLESKTATVLVRYLPDNVVAVIDSVNAGRDTSEVIEIGEGIPIVRDLAEAMQFNPTMLAIGIAPPGGELPHPWRAILHEAIHNGLHVMSGLHQFLSEDAELSELAAAHDVILWDARKPPADLPVATCKADDVNATVILTVGSDCRVGKMLSGIEVTRALRTREVNAEFCPTGQNGIMVWGWGIAIDAVVSDFTAGAAEQIVLEGAQNHDLLIVEGQGSLVHPGYSGVTLSLLHGSLPDAMIFCHQPSRDTVARYTVPLPSLTEMIAQYEAMAAPIKPAKVIGLALNCFDLSEDEAREAILKTEAETGLPATDVVRFGADKLVDAVQAFHREK, from the coding sequence ATGGTAAAGCAACTACAACCGAAATCACACAGAATCGCCATTCTCGCCGAAGGCTCATTCGGTGTTCTTGAATCGAAGACCGCCACAGTGCTCGTGCGCTACCTCCCTGACAATGTAGTGGCAGTCATTGATAGTGTCAATGCGGGACGGGACACCAGCGAAGTCATTGAGATCGGTGAAGGCATTCCAATCGTCCGAGACCTCGCCGAGGCGATGCAGTTCAATCCGACGATGCTCGCGATTGGCATTGCACCTCCGGGCGGCGAGTTACCACATCCTTGGCGCGCTATCCTCCACGAAGCGATACACAACGGTTTACACGTCATGAGTGGTTTGCATCAATTTCTGAGTGAGGACGCAGAACTCTCAGAACTCGCAGCGGCACACGATGTGATTCTATGGGATGCCCGAAAACCGCCTGCTGATCTCCCCGTCGCGACGTGCAAAGCCGACGATGTCAATGCCACAGTGATTCTCACTGTCGGTTCAGATTGCCGTGTGGGTAAGATGCTATCGGGTATAGAGGTCACACGTGCATTGCGAACGCGTGAAGTCAACGCCGAATTCTGTCCGACAGGGCAAAACGGGATTATGGTATGGGGATGGGGCATTGCGATCGATGCCGTCGTCTCTGACTTCACTGCCGGTGCAGCGGAGCAGATTGTACTTGAAGGTGCGCAAAATCACGATCTACTCATCGTTGAAGGACAGGGTTCACTCGTACATCCCGGATATTCCGGCGTAACGTTAAGCCTCCTCCACGGCAGTCTACCGGATGCGATGATATTTTGCCATCAACCCTCGCGGGATACGGTTGCACGGTATACAGTGCCGTTGCCCTCACTCACTGAGATGATCGCACAGTATGAAGCGATGGCTGCACCGATAAAGCCTGCGAAAGTCATCGGACTCGCTTTGAATTGCTTTGATTTGTCTGAGGATGAGGCACGCGAGGCAATACTCAAAACGGAGGCAGAGACGGGATTGCCAGCGACAGATGTCGTGCGGTTCGGTGCAGATAAACTCGTTGATGCTGTTCAAGCCTTTCATAGAGAAAAATAA
- a CDS encoding sugar phosphate isomerase/epimerase, which yields MDLSFSTSAGDGGWSLAECAAWAKANGFDAIRPNATGVVEPSVIIQSGGEEVKEILESHGIYLAALTAHSNLLDDDPETRENARDTLMQAIEATSILGAPVVVTYAGSPVSWHFYGQFSSEPGNPGDRSVELVGRFKEMWTPVVRFAEEKGVQLALDCAVRMGNIACNPEMWERILDAIPSDSLGLSCDPSHWLWMGILPAEDAIRMFNGKWYYADVKDCEISPQMKFRQGIIGNWWWQYRVPGRGQLNWGTITGALQESSYDYVLCVENEDRGAPGLDGFALGGRYLRQFL from the coding sequence ATGGATTTAAGTTTCAGCACCAGCGCAGGCGACGGCGGTTGGAGCCTTGCCGAATGCGCAGCGTGGGCAAAAGCCAACGGATTTGACGCAATCCGTCCTAACGCCACCGGCGTTGTTGAACCGAGTGTCATTATACAATCTGGTGGCGAAGAGGTCAAGGAAATTTTGGAGAGTCATGGTATATATCTCGCCGCCTTAACAGCGCATAGTAACCTACTTGACGATGATCCGGAAACACGAGAGAACGCGCGCGACACTTTGATGCAGGCAATCGAAGCTACTTCTATTCTCGGGGCACCAGTGGTCGTGACCTACGCTGGCAGTCCCGTGAGTTGGCACTTCTACGGGCAGTTCTCCTCAGAACCGGGAAATCCAGGGGACAGGTCCGTTGAACTCGTCGGACGGTTCAAAGAGATGTGGACACCTGTCGTCCGTTTCGCCGAAGAGAAAGGCGTGCAGCTTGCACTCGATTGCGCCGTACGCATGGGCAACATCGCTTGTAATCCCGAAATGTGGGAACGTATCCTCGACGCGATCCCATCAGATTCACTGGGGCTGTCCTGCGATCCGTCGCACTGGCTATGGATGGGAATTCTACCCGCTGAAGATGCGATCCGTATGTTCAACGGCAAGTGGTATTACGCCGATGTGAAGGATTGCGAAATCAGTCCACAGATGAAATTCCGACAAGGTATCATTGGGAACTGGTGGTGGCAATATCGTGTACCCGGACGCGGTCAATTGAATTGGGGTACGATCACCGGTGCGTTGCAGGAATCCAGCTATGACTATGTCCTCTGTGTCGAAAACGAGGATCGCGGTGCGCCAGGGTTAGACGGATTCGCCCTCGGCGGCAGGTATCTCCGGCAATTTCTTTAA
- a CDS encoding endonuclease III domain-containing protein: protein MQILCEENITEKLFSLYNQLLAQHGHRKWWPADTPFEVALGAILTQATSWRNVEKAMENLKSADAFTPEEIASISQATLERLIRPSRYFRMKAQKVRAFVDYIAERPMHVMFKQDVPELREELLSIYGVGPETADTIILYAAGKPSFVVDSYTYRLFSRLGWVTGNYNYEKLRALFMDNLPHDVDLFNEYHALIVGHGARICHKKTPNCQECRLRTSCAYYESSE, encoded by the coding sequence ATGCAAATTCTATGTGAAGAAAATATTACTGAAAAACTATTTTCGCTCTATAATCAACTGCTTGCGCAACACGGGCATCGTAAGTGGTGGCCCGCAGATACGCCGTTTGAAGTGGCACTCGGTGCGATCCTAACGCAAGCGACATCGTGGCGCAATGTCGAGAAAGCGATGGAGAATCTCAAAAGTGCCGATGCTTTTACACCGGAAGAGATAGCTTCCATCAGCCAAGCTACATTGGAGCGGTTAATCCGACCCTCGCGTTACTTTCGTATGAAGGCACAGAAGGTCCGTGCGTTTGTGGACTACATCGCTGAGCGTCCCATGCACGTGATGTTTAAGCAAGATGTCCCTGAATTGCGTGAAGAACTGCTTTCCATCTATGGTGTCGGTCCTGAAACAGCGGATACGATTATCCTCTACGCTGCGGGAAAACCAAGTTTTGTTGTTGATTCCTATACCTACAGACTTTTCTCACGACTGGGATGGGTTACTGGGAACTATAACTATGAAAAACTTCGCGCCCTATTTATGGACAATCTCCCGCACGATGTTGATCTCTTCAACGAATATCATGCGTTAATCGTTGGGCACGGTGCGAGAATCTGTCATAAAAAAACACCGAATTGCCAAGAGTGTCGTTTACGGACGTCTTGTGCCTATTACGAGTCGTCTGAATGA
- the ligA gene encoding NAD-dependent DNA ligase LigA, translated as MRIEIDELRALIRHHERKYYIDNQPEISDADFDALMKQLAALEAASEAPIPPDSPTQRVGGGAVLGARLQHRNPMLSLNNSYNEKELREFAERVQRLLEDAPVEYVTEMKIDGLGVSLTYENGVFTQGLTRGDGEYGEDVTDNLRTIRSVPLRLVDTERAVPPVLEVRGEVFLPKDCLNEINVQRESEGEPPFANPRNAAAGSLRLLDASITASRPLDIFIYTLNYAEELAPATHTESLENMKRWGLKCNPHTTYHKSIEDVQNYYEHWLEKRHELPYETDGVVVKVNQFSQQRELGATSKYPRWAIAYKFNAQQATTTIEKIEVQVGRTGTLTPVAILKPVTLAGATITHATLHNEQEIRSKDIHIGDRIVLERAGDVIPKIVEVLKADRTGDEVIFNFPESCPACGTSVQRTETEVAVRCVNVVCAAQLKRRIAHYASRNALQIEGLGPATIDQLVDKELIRDVADLYALKVEPLSELERMGVPSARNLVHQIEQSKTVPVEKVLFGLGIFHVGETVAELLIEHFSSLDKLSEISLEEIESVDGIGPQIAESVVNFFSQNQPLIDKLRKAGLHCFTVAAESNSTEASIMTDSFFSGKTFVVTGSLEGMTRTEASKEIKTRGGKVTSSVTGKTDYLIAGEGAGSKYTKAEELGIPILTEADFFAKL; from the coding sequence ATGCGAATAGAGATTGATGAGCTGAGAGCGTTAATACGCCATCATGAGCGCAAATACTATATCGACAACCAACCGGAAATCTCTGACGCGGATTTCGACGCGCTTATGAAGCAGCTTGCGGCACTCGAAGCAGCAAGTGAAGCACCCATCCCGCCAGATTCACCGACGCAACGGGTCGGTGGCGGTGCTGTATTAGGTGCCCGTCTACAGCACCGTAATCCCATGCTGAGCCTGAACAACAGTTACAATGAAAAGGAGTTACGGGAATTCGCAGAACGTGTACAGCGGTTATTAGAGGATGCCCCGGTCGAATACGTCACAGAGATGAAGATAGACGGGCTGGGGGTTTCGCTAACTTATGAGAACGGTGTATTTACGCAAGGACTCACGCGTGGAGATGGCGAATACGGTGAAGATGTAACCGACAACTTGCGAACGATCCGTTCTGTTCCATTACGACTTGTTGACACAGAACGAGCAGTGCCACCTGTCTTAGAAGTGCGCGGTGAAGTCTTTCTCCCGAAAGATTGTCTCAATGAAATTAACGTGCAGCGCGAATCAGAAGGGGAACCACCTTTCGCGAACCCTCGGAATGCCGCCGCCGGTTCATTGCGCCTGTTAGATGCCTCCATAACCGCCTCTCGTCCATTAGATATCTTCATATATACCCTCAATTACGCCGAAGAACTTGCTCCCGCAACCCACACAGAATCGCTCGAAAACATGAAGCGTTGGGGACTCAAGTGTAATCCGCATACCACCTACCATAAATCCATTGAAGACGTTCAAAACTATTACGAACACTGGTTAGAAAAACGCCACGAACTTCCCTATGAGACCGATGGTGTCGTCGTAAAAGTCAACCAATTCTCCCAACAACGTGAACTCGGTGCAACCTCCAAATATCCGCGCTGGGCAATCGCTTACAAGTTCAACGCGCAGCAAGCCACGACAACTATTGAAAAAATTGAAGTGCAAGTAGGACGCACGGGTACACTGACACCGGTGGCGATTCTGAAGCCTGTAACACTCGCCGGTGCGACAATCACACACGCCACCCTACACAACGAGCAAGAAATTCGCTCGAAAGACATCCATATTGGTGATCGGATTGTGCTTGAGCGTGCGGGGGATGTCATCCCTAAAATCGTTGAGGTGCTAAAAGCAGACCGAACAGGTGATGAAGTTATTTTCAACTTTCCAGAGTCGTGCCCGGCGTGTGGCACGTCTGTCCAACGTACAGAGACAGAGGTCGCGGTCCGATGCGTGAACGTGGTCTGCGCTGCACAACTGAAACGACGCATTGCGCACTATGCTTCGCGCAACGCACTCCAGATTGAAGGTCTCGGTCCCGCTACAATTGACCAACTGGTGGATAAAGAACTGATTCGCGATGTTGCCGATCTTTACGCTCTGAAGGTAGAACCGTTAAGCGAACTGGAGCGGATGGGGGTTCCTTCTGCGCGCAACCTTGTCCACCAAATAGAACAGAGCAAGACGGTACCGGTAGAGAAGGTGCTTTTCGGACTCGGTATCTTTCATGTCGGAGAAACTGTCGCGGAGCTGCTCATTGAACACTTTTCATCTTTAGACAAACTCAGCGAAATATCACTTGAGGAAATTGAATCGGTGGACGGTATCGGTCCGCAGATAGCGGAGAGTGTTGTCAACTTCTTCTCGCAAAATCAGCCGTTGATTGACAAATTGCGGAAAGCCGGTTTACACTGTTTCACAGTAGCGGCAGAATCTAACAGCACAGAAGCCAGTATAATGACGGATAGCTTCTTCAGTGGGAAAACGTTCGTCGTTACGGGCAGTCTTGAAGGTATGACGCGCACCGAGGCATCTAAAGAGATTAAGACGCGGGGCGGTAAAGTTACATCAAGCGTAACAGGCAAGACGGATTACCTCATCGCTGGCGAAGGCGCGGGAAGCAAATACACGAAGGCGGAAGAATTGGGCATCCCAATTTTGACAGAAGCGGACTTTTTTGCAAAACTATAG